Proteins from a genomic interval of Candidatus Omnitrophota bacterium:
- the rpoC gene encoding DNA-directed RNA polymerase subunit beta' yields MIENILFDNVSIKLAAPQVIKSWSKGEVRRAETINYRTLKPEKDGLFCERIFGPVRDWECNCGKYKGIKYKGITCDRCGVTVDRSSVRRERMGHIELAAPVTHIWFFKVVPSKIAALLDMSLRDLEKVIYYEEYIVLDPGVTALKKNELLNEEKYQEAINKYGSKFKAKIGGEAVQEILKDLDLDAYCRKLRKELEKSKEVLGNRKTLKTLKIVEDFRKSGNKPEWMVLEVLPVIPPDLRPLVPLDGGRFATSDLNDLYRRVINRNNRLKKLIELNAPEIIIRNEKRMLQEAVDALFDNGRHGKAVVGANNRPLKSLSDMLKGKQGRFRQNLLGKRVDYSGRSVIVVGPELRLHECGLPKQMALELFEPFIIKKLKEKGFVHTIKGARRMVGHGKIEVWDILDEVIKDHPVLLNRAPTLHRLSIQAFQPVLIEGKAIKIHPLVCSGFNADFDGDQMAVHVPLSLEAQIEARVLMLSINNIFSPAHGRPVLTSTQDIVLGLSYLSKEKRGAKGENKVFSNANEAIIAYDDKEVDLHARIKVRVSDVWDLDEKQYIPGVQLIATTMGRVIFNQELPEGFGFVNRDLNKGNIGIIVGECFKRFGHTRTIQLLDDFKRLGFRMATLGGISIGIDDLVIPKAKPEVLKDARDEVARVEDQYQKGAITEKERYNKVIDVWTHATDKVSDLLFKEMPPFNPIFLMADSGARGSKLQVRQLSGMRGLMAKPSGEIIENPITANFKEGLTVLEYFISAHGARKGLADTALKTADAGYLTRRLVDVAQDIIVSETDCGTLNGITVEAITEGNEVVVSLGERIMGRVALDNIVDIITDQVIVEQGEEITEEKAEMIEKLGIEKIRIRSVLTCESDRGVCVKCYGRNLGSGRLVEAGQAVGVIAAQSIGEPGTQLTLRTFHIGGTASRTIEQSFIKAKNAGLIKYHNLRVVPKKKEFVVLNRNGSLSINDQDGRELERYIIPQGAFIAFKDNEQVAENVSFVRWDPYTAPVLTEVGGIVKYEDLKDGVTVLQELNPVTKSTEQVVVEHKQEFQPQIVILDGKKEIMGIYPIPVGAHILVKDGQSLEAGDLLAKIPRLSVKTRDITGGLPRVAELFETRRPKDPATISEIDGFVEFGQTKKGQRVIIVKSPTGMAKEYVIPHGKHPNVYKGDKVMAGQQLTDGPVVLQDILRVCGDKVLQEYLVNEVQEVYRLQGVHINDKHIEVIIRQMLKKVKIEDPGDTEFLPMQQVDKIAFQKENARVAKKGGKPAQATPLLLGITKASLTTDSFMSAASFQETTRILTDAAAAGKHDELFGLKENVIVGHLIPAGTGYKSHHAVEVFTMAGGKEEPAQPNKKE; encoded by the coding sequence ATGATAGAAAATATATTATTCGATAATGTTTCCATAAAACTCGCCGCACCGCAGGTCATCAAGTCCTGGTCCAAGGGCGAGGTCAGAAGGGCAGAGACCATCAATTACCGGACATTGAAGCCGGAAAAAGACGGCTTGTTCTGTGAGCGCATATTCGGGCCGGTCCGCGACTGGGAATGCAACTGCGGAAAATATAAAGGGATCAAATACAAGGGCATTACCTGCGACCGCTGCGGGGTGACCGTGGACCGTTCATCGGTGCGCCGCGAGAGGATGGGACATATCGAGCTGGCTGCCCCGGTGACCCATATATGGTTCTTCAAGGTAGTCCCCAGCAAGATCGCCGCGCTGTTGGATATGTCCTTGCGCGACCTGGAAAAGGTGATCTATTACGAGGAATACATTGTCCTTGACCCCGGAGTCACAGCTTTAAAGAAGAACGAACTGCTGAATGAGGAAAAATATCAGGAGGCGATTAATAAATACGGAAGCAAATTCAAGGCCAAGATCGGCGGCGAGGCGGTGCAGGAGATACTGAAGGACCTGGACCTGGACGCCTATTGCCGGAAGCTGCGCAAGGAACTGGAAAAATCAAAAGAGGTCCTGGGTAACCGCAAGACCTTAAAGACGCTCAAGATCGTGGAGGATTTCCGCAAATCCGGCAACAAGCCGGAATGGATGGTTTTGGAAGTCCTGCCGGTCATACCTCCGGATCTGCGGCCGTTAGTCCCGCTTGACGGCGGAAGGTTCGCTACATCGGACCTTAACGATCTTTATCGCAGGGTGATCAACCGGAACAACCGTTTGAAGAAGCTTATTGAATTGAACGCCCCGGAGATCATCATCCGCAACGAGAAAAGGATGCTTCAGGAGGCGGTGGACGCGCTTTTTGACAACGGAAGGCACGGAAAGGCTGTTGTCGGAGCGAATAACCGGCCGTTAAAATCCCTGTCTGATATGCTTAAAGGCAAACAGGGCCGTTTCCGCCAGAACCTTCTGGGAAAGCGCGTGGATTATTCCGGACGTTCGGTCATTGTGGTCGGGCCCGAGCTTCGCTTACACGAATGCGGCCTGCCGAAACAAATGGCGCTGGAGCTGTTCGAGCCGTTCATTATCAAGAAATTAAAGGAAAAAGGGTTCGTGCACACGATCAAAGGCGCGCGCCGAATGGTCGGGCACGGCAAGATCGAGGTGTGGGATATCCTGGATGAAGTCATTAAGGACCATCCGGTGCTTTTGAACCGCGCCCCGACTTTGCACCGTTTGAGCATCCAGGCGTTCCAGCCGGTGCTCATCGAAGGCAAAGCGATCAAGATCCATCCTTTGGTCTGTTCGGGTTTTAACGCGGACTTTGACGGCGACCAGATGGCTGTGCATGTCCCGCTTTCGCTTGAGGCCCAGATCGAGGCGCGGGTGCTGATGCTTTCCATAAATAATATTTTTTCGCCGGCGCACGGAAGGCCGGTGCTTACCTCTACCCAGGACATAGTCCTCGGGTTGTCGTATTTAAGCAAGGAAAAACGCGGGGCCAAAGGCGAGAATAAGGTTTTTTCCAACGCCAACGAAGCGATAATCGCATACGATGACAAGGAAGTCGACCTGCATGCCCGGATCAAGGTGCGGGTCAGCGACGTATGGGACCTGGATGAGAAACAGTATATCCCGGGCGTACAGTTGATTGCTACCACTATGGGGCGGGTTATTTTTAACCAAGAGCTTCCCGAAGGCTTCGGTTTTGTCAACCGCGACCTGAACAAAGGCAACATCGGGATCATAGTCGGGGAATGCTTTAAGAGATTCGGGCATACCCGGACCATACAGCTGTTGGATGATTTTAAACGGTTGGGTTTCAGAATGGCTACACTGGGAGGCATTTCCATAGGCATAGACGATCTGGTGATCCCGAAAGCCAAGCCCGAGGTGCTTAAAGACGCCCGGGACGAGGTCGCCAGGGTCGAAGATCAGTACCAGAAAGGCGCGATCACCGAAAAAGAGCGCTATAACAAAGTTATCGACGTGTGGACTCACGCGACCGACAAGGTCTCCGACCTGTTGTTCAAAGAGATGCCGCCGTTCAATCCTATATTCCTGATGGCTGATTCCGGGGCCCGCGGCTCAAAACTGCAGGTAAGGCAGCTTTCCGGGATGCGCGGCCTTATGGCCAAGCCTTCGGGCGAGATCATCGAGAACCCGATCACCGCGAACTTCAAGGAAGGCCTCACTGTGCTGGAATATTTTATCTCGGCTCACGGCGCCCGTAAGGGTCTTGCCGATACCGCTCTTAAGACCGCCGACGCGGGTTATCTTACCCGCCGTCTGGTCGATGTGGCGCAGGATATCATTGTCAGCGAAACAGACTGCGGCACGCTCAACGGCATAACGGTTGAGGCGATCACCGAAGGTAACGAGGTCGTGGTAAGCCTGGGCGAAAGGATAATGGGCAGGGTGGCTCTGGATAATATCGTGGATATCATCACCGACCAGGTTATTGTCGAGCAGGGCGAGGAGATCACTGAGGAAAAGGCCGAAATGATCGAGAAGCTTGGGATCGAAAAGATCCGTATCCGTTCGGTTCTGACCTGTGAATCCGACCGCGGGGTCTGTGTCAAGTGTTACGGCCGCAACCTGGGTTCGGGACGGTTGGTTGAAGCGGGCCAAGCAGTCGGCGTAATAGCCGCGCAGAGCATCGGCGAACCGGGCACGCAGCTTACCCTGAGGACGTTCCATATCGGCGGCACTGCGTCGCGTACTATCGAACAATCGTTCATTAAAGCCAAGAACGCGGGGCTTATCAAATATCACAATTTAAGGGTAGTTCCCAAGAAGAAGGAATTCGTTGTCCTGAACCGTAACGGTTCATTGAGCATTAACGATCAGGATGGAAGGGAACTGGAAAGATATATTATTCCTCAGGGAGCGTTCATCGCGTTCAAGGATAACGAGCAGGTCGCCGAGAACGTATCATTCGTGCGCTGGGACCCGTATACCGCTCCGGTCTTGACCGAAGTGGGAGGCATAGTTAAATACGAGGACCTCAAGGACGGGGTAACGGTGCTTCAGGAGCTCAACCCTGTAACTAAGTCCACCGAACAGGTGGTCGTGGAGCATAAACAGGAATTCCAGCCGCAGATCGTTATTCTTGACGGTAAAAAAGAGATCATGGGGATATACCCCATACCGGTCGGCGCGCATATCCTGGTTAAAGACGGCCAGAGCCTGGAAGCCGGCGATCTGTTGGCCAAGATACCCCGGTTGTCGGTTAAGACCAGGGACATTACCGGAGGCCTTCCCAGGGTCGCCGAGCTGTTCGAGACAAGGCGCCCCAAGGATCCGGCTACCATCAGCGAGATCGACGGGTTTGTGGAATTCGGGCAGACCAAGAAAGGCCAAAGGGTTATTATCGTCAAATCGCCTACAGGTATGGCCAAGGAATATGTCATACCGCACGGCAAACATCCCAACGTTTATAAAGGGGATAAAGTTATGGCCGGTCAGCAGTTGACCGACGGCCCTGTGGTGCTTCAGGATATCCTGCGTGTCTGCGGGGACAAGGTCCTTCAGGAATACCTGGTGAACGAGGTTCAGGAAGTTTACCGTTTGCAGGGCGTGCATATCAATGATAAGCATATCGAGGTGATCATCCGCCAGATGCTTAAGAAAGTAAAGATCGAGGATCCGGGCGATACCGAGTTCCTTCCGATGCAGCAGGTGGATAAGATAGCCTTCCAGAAGGAGAACGCCCGGGTCGCGAAAAAAGGCGGTAAACCCGCCCAGGCTACCCCGTTATTGCTGGGCATCACTAAGGCGTCGCTGACCACAGACAGCTTTATGTCCGCTGCGAGTTTCCAGGAGACGACCCGCATCCTTACCGACGCGGCAGCCGCCGGAAAGCATGACGAGCTGTTCGGTTTGAAGGAGAACGTTATCGTCGGGCATTTGATCCCGGCGGGAACCGGTTATAAATCGCATCACGCGGTCGAGGTGTTCACTATGGCCGGCGGAAAAGAAGAACCCGCACAACCAAATAAAAAGGAATAA
- the rpmG gene encoding 50S ribosomal protein L33 has protein sequence MREIITLECTVCKNRNYSDTKNKKTHADRLETSKYCRHCRKHTAHKEIK, from the coding sequence ATGCGCGAGATAATCACATTAGAGTGCACGGTATGCAAGAACCGCAATTACAGCGATACCAAGAACAAGAAAACGCACGCTGATCGGCTGGAAACCAGCAAATATTGCAGGCATTGCCGCAAGCACACGGCCCATAAAGAGATCAAGTAA
- the rplL gene encoding 50S ribosomal protein L7/L12 — protein sequence MASEKLEEMIKSIETMTVLELSDLVKALEDKFGVSANMPMMAAPAAGAAAAPAAEEKTAFTVVLTAAGANKIAVIKEVRTMTSLGLKEAKDLVDGAPKPIKDGVTKDEAEEMKKKLEAAGASVELK from the coding sequence ATGGCTAGCGAGAAATTGGAAGAGATGATTAAATCGATCGAAACAATGACCGTTCTGGAGCTTTCCGACCTGGTCAAGGCCCTTGAGGATAAATTCGGCGTCAGCGCGAATATGCCGATGATGGCCGCTCCCGCAGCCGGCGCAGCCGCCGCCCCTGCCGCAGAAGAGAAAACCGCTTTTACCGTGGTTCTGACCGCAGCAGGCGCCAATAAGATCGCGGTTATCAAAGAAGTCCGCACTATGACCAGCTTGGGCCTGAAAGAAGCTAAGGACCTGGTCGACGGAGCGCCTAAACCGATCAAAGACGGCGTGACCAAAGACGAAGCCGAAGAGATGAAGAAAAAGCTGGAAGCTGCCGGCGCATCAGTCGAATTGAAATAA
- the rpoB gene encoding DNA-directed RNA polymerase subunit beta: protein MSKRKNFAKFKDVYDLPNLLDIQSVSYKEFLQMDVASDERGNVGLQEVLADTFPIESADRTVRLEFVSYTLGKPKYDIAESKKRSLSYASPLKVKFRLITAQDTKEQDAYFGEIPLMTDTGSFIINGDERVVVSQLHRSPGVSFEEEDHPTGKKIFYGRIIPYRGAWLEFKYDLSETIIAYVDRRKSFPATQLLRILGFSTDAEITAVFAKDYPEIHNTFKKDITKNKDEAYIDFYRKMRPTEPVTRESAENLFYKLFFDPVRYDLERSGRFILNRKLGMDVDIEKRVLDSATVIKVIEYLIKLQEGVGKIDDIDHLGNRRIKTVGELVQNQVRIGMSRVERSIRERLSVMGDVENLNIHSLINSKLFFTQIHDFFARSQLSQFMDMVNPLAEMTHKRRLSAVGPGGLSRERAGFEVRDIHPSHYGRICPIETPEGPNIGLIASLSTYARVNPLGFIETPYRKVDDGRVTKRIEYLTADIDEGKTVAQANVPIDASGNFLEKDISCRHMDDFPKLGAKQVEYMDVSPRQLVSVAASLIPFLEHDDANRALMGSNMQRQAVPLMITESPVVATGMEAKVAYDSGAVVVATESGKVNAVDSAAITVGKKTYPLHKFLRTNADTCLNQRPIVKLGEHIEKGQVVADGVSTQQGELALGKNILVAFMPWRGYNFEDAILISERLVKKDTFTSIHIKEFEIEAIETRLGNEEITRDIPNVSEDSLLNLDADGIVRIGAEVNPGDIMVGKVTPKTESELSPEERLLRAIFGEKASDVRDTSLRVPPGVEGFIVDVHIFQRKERGRKSKEDKAKELAKVKELKAYYKQEIEFVQNDRTTRLAHFLHVDKSKLEKVNFDDNEEAKILAASFDEQIQELLVEEQQELDKVKRGDELPPGVLKRVVVYIATKRKLSVGDKLSGRHGNKGVVSRIIPEEDMPYLPDGTPVEIVLNPLGVPSRMNIGQILETHLGWAARALGLNIMTPVFDGATQDEIKEMLKSAKLPTSGKIKLSDGQTGEAFDQEITVGYIYMMKLIHLADEKIHARSIGPYSLVTQQPLGGKAQFGGQRLGEMEVWALEAYGAAFTLQEMLTVKSDDVAGRTRIYEAIVKGEQRLTHGTPESFNVLVKELQGLCLDIRMEKGK from the coding sequence ATGAGCAAACGGAAGAATTTCGCCAAATTCAAGGACGTTTACGATCTGCCTAATTTACTGGACATTCAGTCTGTTTCCTACAAGGAATTCCTGCAAATGGACGTTGCGTCCGATGAACGCGGGAATGTCGGGTTGCAGGAAGTTCTGGCTGACACATTTCCCATTGAAAGCGCGGACCGTACGGTAAGGCTGGAATTCGTAAGCTATACCCTGGGCAAACCCAAGTACGATATAGCCGAATCCAAGAAACGCTCGCTTAGTTACGCATCTCCGTTGAAAGTAAAATTCCGCCTTATCACCGCACAGGACACCAAGGAACAGGACGCGTATTTCGGTGAAATACCGCTGATGACCGATACCGGAAGCTTCATCATAAACGGCGATGAGCGGGTGGTGGTCAGCCAGCTTCACCGTTCCCCGGGCGTTTCCTTCGAGGAAGAGGACCATCCTACCGGAAAGAAGATCTTTTACGGCAGGATCATACCTTACCGCGGGGCCTGGCTGGAGTTTAAATACGACCTTTCCGAAACAATTATCGCCTATGTGGACCGCAGGAAGAGTTTCCCGGCCACGCAGTTATTAAGGATACTGGGATTTTCCACGGACGCCGAGATCACCGCGGTTTTTGCCAAGGATTATCCGGAGATCCATAATACCTTCAAGAAAGACATTACCAAGAACAAGGATGAGGCATATATCGATTTTTACCGCAAGATGCGGCCTACCGAACCGGTAACCCGCGAGTCGGCGGAGAATCTATTTTATAAATTATTCTTTGACCCGGTGCGCTACGACCTGGAAAGGTCCGGCCGGTTCATCCTGAACCGCAAGCTGGGGATGGACGTGGATATCGAAAAGCGCGTTTTGGATTCGGCAACCGTGATCAAAGTCATTGAATACCTGATCAAACTGCAGGAAGGCGTCGGAAAGATAGACGATATCGACCATCTCGGCAACCGCCGGATCAAGACCGTGGGCGAACTGGTGCAGAACCAGGTGCGCATCGGGATGAGCCGCGTGGAGCGCTCGATCCGCGAACGCTTAAGCGTGATGGGGGATGTGGAGAATCTGAACATCCATTCGTTGATCAATTCCAAGCTTTTCTTCACCCAGATACACGATTTCTTCGCCCGCAGCCAGTTGTCGCAGTTTATGGATATGGTCAACCCGCTGGCGGAGATGACCCATAAAAGAAGGTTGTCCGCAGTCGGACCCGGCGGGCTTTCCCGCGAACGCGCCGGCTTCGAGGTGCGCGACATCCATCCTTCGCATTACGGAAGGATCTGCCCCATTGAAACCCCTGAAGGCCCGAATATCGGTTTGATCGCCTCTTTGAGCACATACGCCAGGGTCAATCCTTTAGGGTTTATCGAGACCCCTTACCGCAAGGTGGATGATGGAAGGGTTACCAAGAGGATCGAGTACCTTACCGCTGATATCGACGAGGGAAAGACGGTGGCGCAGGCCAACGTTCCTATAGACGCCAGCGGCAATTTTCTGGAAAAAGATATTTCCTGCCGGCATATGGATGATTTCCCGAAGCTCGGTGCGAAGCAGGTTGAATATATGGATGTTTCACCGAGGCAGCTGGTCTCCGTGGCCGCTTCGTTGATACCCTTCCTTGAGCATGACGACGCGAACCGCGCTTTGATGGGTTCGAACATGCAGAGGCAGGCTGTTCCTTTGATGATCACCGAATCCCCTGTTGTGGCTACCGGTATGGAAGCTAAAGTAGCCTATGACAGCGGCGCGGTCGTGGTCGCCACTGAATCCGGCAAGGTCAATGCCGTGGACAGCGCGGCGATCACTGTAGGCAAAAAGACCTATCCTTTGCATAAATTCCTGCGCACCAACGCGGATACCTGCCTTAACCAGAGGCCGATCGTGAAACTGGGCGAACACATCGAAAAAGGCCAGGTCGTCGCCGACGGCGTGAGCACGCAGCAGGGGGAATTGGCGCTGGGAAAGAATATCCTGGTGGCGTTTATGCCCTGGAGAGGTTATAACTTCGAGGACGCTATCCTGATCAGCGAGAGGCTGGTCAAGAAGGACACGTTCACATCGATACATATAAAGGAATTCGAGATAGAGGCGATTGAGACCCGTTTGGGCAACGAAGAGATCACCCGCGATATACCCAATGTCAGCGAAGATTCGCTGTTGAACCTTGACGCCGACGGGATCGTACGCATAGGCGCCGAGGTCAACCCTGGCGATATTATGGTGGGCAAAGTCACGCCCAAGACCGAATCCGAGCTTTCCCCTGAAGAGCGGCTGCTAAGGGCTATATTCGGCGAAAAGGCCTCGGATGTGCGCGATACCTCGTTAAGGGTGCCTCCGGGGGTAGAGGGTTTTATAGTGGACGTGCATATCTTCCAAAGGAAAGAGCGCGGCCGCAAGTCCAAAGAGGATAAGGCCAAGGAGCTCGCCAAGGTCAAAGAATTGAAGGCGTATTATAAGCAGGAGATTGAATTCGTCCAGAACGATAGAACGACGCGCCTGGCGCATTTTCTGCATGTGGATAAATCGAAATTAGAGAAGGTAAATTTTGACGATAACGAAGAGGCAAAGATCCTGGCGGCGTCATTCGACGAGCAGATCCAGGAATTGCTGGTTGAAGAGCAGCAGGAGTTGGATAAGGTAAAGCGCGGCGACGAACTGCCTCCCGGCGTGTTGAAGCGGGTAGTGGTTTATATCGCCACCAAGCGCAAGCTTTCGGTAGGGGACAAGTTGTCCGGGCGCCACGGCAACAAAGGCGTGGTTTCCCGCATCATCCCCGAAGAGGATATGCCTTACCTTCCTGACGGAACGCCGGTGGAGATCGTGCTGAACCCCCTGGGCGTCCCTTCGCGTATGAACATCGGACAGATACTGGAGACGCATCTCGGCTGGGCTGCCAGGGCATTGGGCCTTAATATCATGACCCCTGTCTTTGACGGCGCTACCCAGGATGAGATCAAAGAGATGCTCAAGAGCGCCAAGCTGCCTACCAGCGGCAAGATAAAATTATCCGACGGGCAAACCGGCGAGGCTTTCGACCAGGAGATAACCGTAGGCTACATCTATATGATGAAGCTTATCCATTTGGCGGACGAAAAGATCCACGCCCGCTCCATCGGCCCGTATTCGCTGGTCACCCAGCAGCCGTTGGGCGGCAAGGCCCAGTTCGGCGGCCAGCGATTGGGTGAAATGGAAGTGTGGGCGCTTGAGGCCTACGGCGCTGCTTTTACTCTGCAGGAAATGCTTACCGTAAAGAGCGACGATGTCGCCGGAAGGACCCGGATCTATGAGGCTATAGTCAAGGGCGAACAGCGGCTGACCCACGGGACCCCAGAATCATTTAACGTATTGGTCAAAGAACTTCAGGGATTGTGTTTAGATATCCGGATGGAGAAGGGGAAATAA
- the nusG gene encoding transcription termination/antitermination protein NusG → MKNWYVVHTQTGLEDRVRTILNGQIAASPYKDSITKVVIPTEQISEVRSGKKRVSERRFFPGYILVEMDMNENTYSFLKNIPGVTGFLGAGKKPIPLSPAEVDNILKRTEETKLKPSPKTIFEKGEQIRVKEGPFMNFNGTIDDIHPEKGKLKVSISIFGRSTPVELEYWQVEKV, encoded by the coding sequence ATGAAAAACTGGTACGTAGTGCACACGCAGACGGGTTTGGAGGACAGGGTCAGAACCATACTTAACGGCCAGATCGCCGCCAGCCCTTACAAGGATTCGATAACCAAGGTGGTCATCCCCACCGAGCAGATATCGGAAGTCCGTTCCGGAAAGAAACGCGTTTCCGAGCGCAGATTCTTCCCGGGTTATATCCTGGTGGAGATGGATATGAACGAGAACACCTATTCGTTCCTCAAGAATATCCCCGGAGTAACCGGTTTTTTGGGCGCCGGCAAAAAACCCATACCGCTTTCCCCCGCAGAAGTAGACAATATCCTCAAAAGAACAGAAGAGACTAAATTAAAACCCAGCCCGAAAACGATATTTGAAAAAGGCGAGCAGATAAGAGTAAAAGAAGGGCCGTTCATGAATTTCAACGGGACTATTGATGATATTCATCCTGAAAAAGGAAAACTTAAGGTCAGTATCTCCATCTTCGGCCGGTCAACGCCGGTTGAGCTGGAATATTGGCAGGTAGAAAAGGTATAA
- the secE gene encoding preprotein translocase subunit SecE, translating into MFKKIVSFLREVKAELGKVSWSTREELIGSTTVVIALTSIIAVFIFVIDSALAKILSIVFKG; encoded by the coding sequence ATGTTTAAAAAAATCGTAAGTTTTTTGCGCGAAGTAAAAGCCGAGCTGGGAAAGGTTTCCTGGTCCACCCGCGAAGAGCTGATCGGTTCAACCACAGTGGTCATTGCCCTTACTTCGATCATCGCGGTTTTTATTTTCGTGATCGACTCGGCGCTGGCCAAAATATTAAGCATCGTATTCAAAGGATAA
- the rplJ gene encoding 50S ribosomal protein L10: MKKLGTIFKEASESKIKNNLKSSDSFFVIKYSGLSGPDLNALRQALRDANSELFVVRNNIAKRALKDIGNDDLLKLIDGPSAMVFPKDEPVAASKALYNFAKDHESLKLEGGLLFTNVITKKDIEALAKLPGRQELLTQVVCGLKSPINGLVFVLKGNLRKMVYCLEQIKNKKQ; the protein is encoded by the coding sequence ATGAAAAAACTCGGCACAATATTCAAGGAAGCGTCTGAATCAAAGATAAAGAATAACCTGAAAAGCTCTGACAGCTTTTTTGTGATCAAGTATTCCGGCCTTTCCGGCCCGGACCTGAACGCCCTGCGCCAGGCCCTGCGCGACGCGAATTCGGAACTTTTCGTGGTCCGCAACAATATCGCCAAGCGCGCCTTAAAGGATATCGGCAACGACGATCTGCTCAAACTCATCGACGGCCCCTCGGCAATGGTCTTTCCGAAAGATGAGCCGGTCGCCGCGTCCAAGGCTCTTTATAATTTCGCAAAAGACCACGAGAGTTTAAAACTCGAGGGCGGCTTGCTTTTCACCAATGTTATTACCAAAAAGGATATCGAGGCGCTGGCAAAACTGCCCGGCCGCCAGGAACTTTTGACCCAGGTTGTCTGCGGGTTGAAGTCCCCGATAAACGGTCTGGTATTCGTGTTAAAAGGGAATTTGCGGAAAATGGTATACTGCTTGGAGCAGATTAAAAATAAAAAACAATAA
- the rpsL gene encoding 30S ribosomal protein S12, producing the protein MPTITQLIRFGRNLKSKSNKSPALKACPQRRGVCLQVKTMTPKKPNSALRKIARVRLTTGIEVTAYIPGEGHNLQEHSIVLVRGGRVKDLPGCRYHIVRGTLDSAGVNTRHKSRSKYGAKTPKEGAK; encoded by the coding sequence ATGCCAACAATCACGCAGCTTATACGTTTCGGCAGGAATCTAAAATCGAAAAGCAATAAATCTCCGGCATTGAAGGCCTGCCCGCAGAGACGCGGGGTATGCCTTCAGGTAAAGACTATGACCCCGAAAAAGCCCAACTCGGCTTTGCGTAAGATCGCCAGGGTCAGGCTTACTACCGGCATAGAAGTCACTGCCTATATCCCGGGAGAAGGCCATAACCTCCAGGAGCATTCGATCGTCCTGGTCAGAGGCGGCCGCGTCAAGGATCTGCCCGGGTGTAGATACCATATTGTAAGGGGCACGTTGGATTCGGCTGGCGTTAACACGCGCCATAAATCGCGCTCCAAGTACGGCGCTAAAACGCCAAAAGAAGGCGCAAAATAA
- the rplK gene encoding 50S ribosomal protein L11 translates to MAKVVKAQIKLHVPAGAANPAPPVGPALGQHGVNIMQFCKQFNDQTKNRDGMILPVIISVFEDRTFSFIIKSPPSSVLLKRAANLAKASGISGKEIIGKVTLKQVEEIAKLKMKDINTTDMSKAVKIIQGTARSMGIVIEG, encoded by the coding sequence ATGGCAAAAGTAGTCAAGGCACAGATCAAATTACACGTTCCCGCAGGCGCTGCGAATCCCGCTCCTCCGGTCGGCCCGGCATTGGGCCAGCACGGTGTGAATATTATGCAGTTCTGCAAGCAGTTCAACGATCAGACCAAGAATCGCGACGGGATGATCCTGCCGGTAATCATCTCGGTTTTTGAGGACAGGACATTCTCGTTCATCATCAAGAGCCCGCCGTCATCGGTGCTTTTGAAGCGCGCGGCCAACCTGGCCAAGGCCTCGGGGATAAGCGGCAAGGAAATAATCGGGAAAGTGACTTTAAAACAGGTCGAAGAGATCGCTAAACTGAAAATGAAAGATATCAATACCACGGATATGTCCAAGGCCGTAAAGATAATCCAGGGCACCGCCCGGAGCATGGGTATTGTTATCGAAGGATAA
- the rplA gene encoding 50S ribosomal protein L1 translates to MKTRSKRYEESVKGLDLEKRYALKDALALVKKMKNAKFDGSVDLHFSLNVDSKKAEQMVRGTVVLPHGTGKKVRVAVFCRGEHEKVAQDSGADYVGSNELMDKVAAGFMDFDCVIATPDIMKDLSKLGKVLGPRGLMPSPKTGTVTFDIAKAIEDVRRGKVEFRVDKQGGVHLSIGKCSFDEGKLLDNATCVINALSEAKPSTIKGKYIKSLCISSSMNPGLLLDY, encoded by the coding sequence ATGAAAACGCGAAGCAAGAGATATGAGGAATCGGTAAAAGGGCTGGACCTGGAGAAAAGGTACGCGCTCAAGGACGCTCTCGCCCTGGTCAAGAAGATGAAGAACGCTAAATTTGACGGCTCGGTGGACCTGCATTTCAGCCTGAACGTCGATTCGAAAAAAGCCGAGCAGATGGTCAGGGGCACAGTGGTCCTGCCGCACGGGACCGGCAAAAAAGTAAGGGTCGCGGTATTCTGCCGCGGCGAGCATGAAAAGGTCGCCCAGGATTCCGGGGCTGATTATGTGGGAAGCAATGAGCTTATGGATAAGGTTGCGGCCGGATTTATGGATTTCGACTGCGTTATTGCCACGCCCGATATTATGAAGGATTTGAGCAAACTGGGTAAGGTTTTAGGACCACGCGGCCTGATGCCCAGCCCTAAGACCGGCACGGTAACTTTCGACATCGCCAAGGCGATCGAGGACGTGCGCCGGGGTAAAGTGGAGTTTCGCGTGGATAAACAGGGCGGGGTGCATCTTTCGATCGGCAAGTGTTCTTTCGACGAAGGCAAACTGCTGGACAACGCCACCTGCGTGATAAACGCGCTTTCAGAGGCAAAGCCATCCACCATAAAGGGCAAGTATATTAAAAGCCTGTGCATCTCTTCATCAATGAACCCCGGATTGTTACTGGATTATTAA